A region from the Thermoplasmatales archaeon genome encodes:
- a CDS encoding Zn-dependent protease — protein sequence MQVVDQEMFRGYFTSTSREETRDILISIGALTLAFFVYNFVQDRAPMNGYNALVYLLEAFVGMVTAFLLHELSHRYVARNYGGIAYFRMWPFGIVLALVTSLIGFIFAAPGAVNISGVYGREQIGKTALAGPMTNLVLGTAALGVFFLSAPGSLIGAVSYFVATINLWFSLFNMIPFPPLDGSKVISWNIGYYAIFVAASLVMNVYIFIG from the coding sequence ATGCAGGTGGTAGATCAGGAAATGTTTAGGGGTTATTTCACTTCAACAAGCAGGGAAGAAACAAGGGACATACTGATCTCAATCGGTGCGCTGACTCTTGCGTTCTTTGTCTACAATTTTGTTCAGGACCGTGCACCAATGAATGGGTACAATGCGCTTGTTTACTTGCTGGAAGCCTTCGTTGGCATGGTCACGGCATTCCTTTTGCATGAACTCTCACACCGATATGTGGCCAGGAATTATGGCGGGATCGCGTATTTCAGGATGTGGCCGTTCGGAATCGTGCTGGCCCTTGTGACATCGCTGATCGGGTTCATATTCGCGGCTCCCGGCGCAGTTAATATCTCCGGGGTATATGGGCGTGAACAGATTGGGAAAACAGCCCTTGCAGGACCCATGACAAATCTGGTACTGGGCACTGCAGCTCTTGGAGTATTTTTCCTATCCGCTCCAGGATCACTTATCGGAGCTGTATCTTACTTTGTGGCAACCATTAACCTTTGGTTTTCGCTCTTTAACATGATTCCCTTCCCGCCACTCGACGGTTCGAAGGTCATAAGCTGGAACATCGGTTATTATGCAATATTTGTGGCTGCGTCCCTCGTGATGAATGTGTATATCTTCATTGGATAG